The following coding sequences lie in one Saccopteryx bilineata isolate mSacBil1 chromosome 5, mSacBil1_pri_phased_curated, whole genome shotgun sequence genomic window:
- the ZNF518B gene encoding zinc finger protein 518B, giving the protein MQIKKMKDIGQQLFSPQVKDRHNSLTMSPRQPNANRATRPDRQEAQAPLFQGSEAEAAAATTATCVRCKGVHQVHPQDLRKGPGPSQREDRYVCLQCSLGGPSPHFPFGNSNPGAAHVGNKAEPVASPVNNKFKVRNFKPGKYYCDKCRFSTKDPLQYRKHTLQHEEIKFICSHCSYISYTKGEFQRHLVKHTGVFPYQCEYCDYGAIRNDYIVKHRKRVHEKAGGKRPPKAAAKLEPRRTSASKQNAELLKASDPGTALPSKLSDQLSRFSLQAGKDRTQSLMLVPESKEYQRDVVCIPKKGTPLEPHEGGPFENKSVEVEVLSPATEPVQPGMPLTVVAPAELVVPANCLAQLIDVKVVNGTQQLVLKLFPLEENNCLEAGGGDGGHSERMAKEKGSDERERLVPVERTKSLTMEGKVGEPGCLGHLQSVQKQVQNVKWVRSYDFFMSNSSVYSCGEPLLHSAGVEDWQKKGLLYPHRTALPPAAFRGHAPSSVVRNSVLCGLGAAPSPFPYKAAVSFTESGRRLHSAPQPFLPLAASPATISFPGEKGFFPVSKNDLESRSEISIPVRMVPSTRKPKDGPTAECKAVSNTSQLSLQRKSEYLHINITGEDGVGSQQPGGQPLELKNSARTHDSFDGPVISSVFSLSSGSEDVPEGVKWNSSTSKIKSIELLRRKIAQLIETCGKPSSLAANNAHRRPLGQASKFTSKATPEGIQEINVSFTGPGYSTGPLSKPQEDGGTSGQRPHPQRYPQFVEGSRGRTEGRVTRKAPVAPPVLIPKGAVLRVLNSSEDAHVIEATCEAPVSIPCCETQLIKPIPFCPVKQTDASLQSSTVESGPVDMSHNLDTCLRPKPRKEGILSSTTAKKTGPLHGPHGSGELSRQGKVLSRSLPSSKNKTRQVNASRKKSKIQADPSRCFKDPSIFQVARQLRLIAAKPDQLIKCPRRNQPVIVLNHPDVDSPEVTNVMKVINKYKGNVLKVVLSERTRCQLGIRRHHVRLTYQNVEEANQIKRQMMLKMKLKKVHKNNYQVVDSLPDDSQCVFKCWFCGRLYEDQEEWMSHGQRHLIEATRDWDVLSSKGK; this is encoded by the coding sequence ATGCAGATAAAGAAGATGAAGGACATTGGACAGCAGTTGTTCAGTCCACAAGTGAAGGATAGACATAACTCTTTGACCATGTCGCCCAGACAGCCAAATGCCAACAGAGCCACTCGGCCAGACAGGCAAGAAGCTCAGGCCCCTCTGTTTCAAGGCTCAGAGGCAGAGGCCGCCGCAGCCACCACCGCCACATGTGTCAGGTGCAAAGGTGTTCACCAGGTCCATCCTCAGGACCTGAGAAAGGGGCCCGGGCCAAGCCAAAGGGAAGACAGATACGTCTGCTTGCAGTGCAGCCTCGGAGGGCCTTCGCCCCACTTTCCTTTCGGGAACAGCAATCCCGGTGCTGCTCACGTAGGAAATAAAGCCGAACCCGTCGCAAGCCCCGTAAATAACAAATTTAAGGTAAGGAACTTCAAACCAGGCAAGTACTACTGTGACAAATGTCGCTTCTCCACCAAGGACCCTCTGCAGTACCGGAAGCACACGCTTCAGCACGAGGAGATCAAGTTCATCTGCTCTCACTGCAGCTACATCTCCTACACCAAAGGCGAGTTCCAGAGGCACCTGGTGAAGCACACGGGCGTGTTCCCCTACCAGTGCGAGTACTGTGACTACGGCGCTATCCGGAACGATTACATCGTCAAACACAGGAAGAGAGTTCACGAGAAGGCTGGTGGGAAACGGCCGCCCAAAGCTGCGGCCAAGCTGGAGCCGAGAAGGACCAGCGCGTCCAAACAAAACGCAGAGCTCTTAAAAGCCTCCGATCCAGGCACCGCGCTGCCCAGCAAGCTGTCGGACCAGCTGTCGAGGTTCTCCCTCCAGGCAGGTAAAGACAGAACGCAGAGCCTCATGTTGGTGCCCGAGTCAAAGGAATACCAAAGGGACGTGGTGTGTATTCCCAAAAAGGGGACTCCGTTGGAGCCACACGAAGGCGGTCCGTTCGAGAACAAGAGTGTGGAGGTGGAAGTCTTGTCCCCGGCCACAGAGCCCGTCCAGCCCGGGATGCCCCTGACCGTGGTGGCTCCCGCAGAGCTGGTTGTCCCCGCCAACTGTCTGGCCCAGTTGATCGATGTGAAGGTTGTCAATGGGACACAACAGCTTGTTCTGAAGCTGTTTCCTCTCGAAGAAAATAATTGCCTGGAAGCTGGCGGGGGCGATGGAGGTCATTCTGAACGTATGGCCAAAGAGAAGGGTTCAGACGAACGAGAAAGACTGGTTCCTGTGGAACGGACGAAGTCCCTGACGATGGAAGGGAAGGTGGGAGAACCGGGATGCCTCGGTCATCTTCAGTCAGTTCAGAAGCAAGTTCAGAATGTGAAGTGGGTGAGGTCGTACGATTTTTTCATGTCCAATTCTAGTGTGTACAGCTGTGGAGAACCCCTTCTCCACTCTGCTGGCGTGGAGGATTGGCAGAAGAAAGGTCTCCTGTATCCCCATAGAACTGCTCTTCCTCCCGCCGCCTTCAGAGGCCACGCTCCATCATCCGTAGTGAGAAACAGCGTCCTGTGTGGTCTGGGCGCGGCCCCGAGTCCTTTCCCCTATAAAGCTGCCGTTTCTTTCACTGAAAGTGGGAGGCGGCTGCACAGCGCCCCACAGCCATTCCTTCCTCTTGCTGCCTCGCCTGCAACCATTTCCTTCCCCGGAGAAAAGGGCTTTTTCCCCGTGAGCAAGAATGACCTGGAGTCTAGAAGTGAGATCAGTATTCCTGTAAGAATGGTCCCGTCCACCAGGAAGCCGAAAGACGGCCCGACGGCGGAATGCAAGGCAGTCTCAAACACAAGCCAGCTTTCTTTGCAGCGTAAAAGTGAGTATCTGCACATCAATATAACGGGAGAAGACGGAGTCGGATCTCAGCAGCCTGGGGGTCAGCCTTTGGAATTAAAGAATTCTGCAAGGACTCATGACTCTTTCGATGGGCCGGTCATCTCATCAGTATTTTCCTTGAGCTCTGGATCTGAAGACGTCCCCGAGGGTGTGAAGTGGAATAGTTCAACGTCCAAAATCAAGTCCATCGAACTCTTGCGCAGGAAGATCGCCCAGCTCATCGAAACCTGTGGCAAGCCTTCATCTCTGGCTGCAAATAACGCACACCGTCGCCCCCTAGGGCAGGCGTCGAAGTTCACTTCGAAAGCTACCCCGGAAGGTATTCAAGAAATTAATGTGTCCTTTACTGGCCCTGGCTATTCCACGGGTCCTCTCTCCAAACCTCAGGAGGACGGGGGTACTAGTGGACAGCGTCCTCACCCACAGAGATATCCTCAGTTTGTGGAAGGCAGCCGTGGGAGAACTGAAGGCCGGGTAACCAGGAAGGCTCCTGTTGCTCCTCCGGTGCTGATCCCCAAAGGGGCAGTGCTGAGGGTTCTGAATTCCTCCGAGGATGCCCACGTTATAGAAGCCACATGTGAAGCGCCTGTCAGCATCCCTTGCTGTGAGACACAGTTAATAAAACCCATTCCGTTCTGCCCTGTGAAGCAGACAGATGCAAGCTTACAGTCTTCGACCGTTGAAAGTGGGCCAGTAGACATGTCCCATAACCTAGACACGTGTCTTCGGCCTAAGCCAAGGAAGGAGGGTATTCTCAGTAGCACCACTGCCAAGAAAACCGGCCCCCTGCATGGTCCGCACGGAAGCGGTGAGCTGAGCAGGCAAGGGAAGGTGCTCTCCAGAAGTCTTCCTAGcagtaaaaacaaaaccagacaagtCAACGCATCCAGGAAGAAAAGTAAGATTCAGGCTGACCCCAGCCGCTGTTTCAAGGACCCTTCCATTTTTCAGGTGGCGAGACAGCTTCGGCTGATTGCCGCGAAGCCGGACCAGCTGATTAAATGCCCCCGTCGCAACCAGCCCGTCATTGTGTTAAACCACCCTGATGTCGACTCACCGGAAGTGACCAATGTGATGAAGGTAATAAACAAGTACAAGGGCAACGTTCTCAAAGTCGTCTTATCGGAGAGGACCAGGTGTCAGTTGGGCATCAGACGGCATCACGTCCGGCTGACCTACCAGAATGTGGAGGAAGCCAATCAAATAAAGAGGCAAATGATGTTGAAAATGAAGCTTAAAAAAGTTCATAAAAACAACTACCAGGTGGTGGACTCCTTGCCAGATGACTCCCAGTGTGTATTTAAGTGCTGGTTTTGCGGACGGCTGTACGAAGACCAGGAAGAGTGGATGAGTCACGGCCAGCGGCATCTGATAGAGGCAACGCGAGACTGGGACGTTCTTTCCTCCAAGGGCAAATGA